In Streptomyces sp. NBC_00091, the following proteins share a genomic window:
- a CDS encoding DUF4232 domain-containing protein, giving the protein MTGQGRAKRVGAVAGALALAGVLTGVGTGCTPFMEAIGEAPPSAEPVPCPEGGVRLLEGTGNAAMGLRVGEVQLLNCGTRPYLLAGHPDLRLLDREERPVEVSVGQGSNGVVSSTGLDSAPQPVTLRPGESASVSLLWRNLVTDGTPAEGWVVDLAPKPGAPRLRLRLTVPVDLGTTGKLGVGPWRPAGR; this is encoded by the coding sequence ATGACCGGACAGGGGCGGGCGAAACGGGTTGGTGCGGTGGCGGGGGCCTTGGCCCTGGCCGGGGTGCTGACGGGGGTGGGGACGGGGTGCACCCCGTTCATGGAGGCGATCGGGGAGGCGCCGCCGTCGGCGGAGCCGGTGCCCTGCCCCGAGGGCGGGGTGCGGCTGCTGGAGGGCACCGGGAACGCGGCGATGGGGCTGCGCGTGGGGGAGGTCCAGCTGCTCAACTGCGGTACCCGCCCCTACCTACTGGCGGGGCATCCCGACCTGCGGCTGCTGGACCGCGAGGAGCGGCCGGTGGAGGTGTCCGTGGGGCAGGGGTCGAACGGTGTGGTCTCCTCGACCGGCCTCGACTCCGCGCCGCAGCCGGTGACCCTCCGGCCCGGGGAGTCCGCGTCGGTGTCGCTGCTGTGGCGGAACCTGGTCACCGACGGGACCCCGGCCGAGGGGTGGGTGGTGGACCTGGCGCCGAAGCCGGGCGCGCCCCGGCTCCGGCTGCGGCTCACGGTGCCCGTCGACCTGGGGACCACGGGGAAGCTCGGGGTCGGGCCCTGGAGACCGGCGGGGCGGTGA